From Blattabacterium cuenoti:
CATGTAAATAATCAATTTTACTACTTATAGCTGCTTCACTTAAAACTTTTGTTGTTTCTTGAAATGAAGCGGCAGATATAAAAGATTTAGTTTGTAATGCAGCTCTTGTTATCCCTTGTAATATAGGTCTTGCTGTAGCAGGAATTGCATTTCTAGTTTTTATTAATTTTTTATTTTTATAATTTAACACTGTATTTTCATTTCTACAATCCCTGTAACTAATAATATCTCCATTTTTAAATATTTCAGAATTACCGGAATCTTCAACTACTTTCATTTGAGAAATCCTGTCATTTTCTTCTATAAAATCATCTTTATATTCTATATTTCCTTCCAAAAACTTAGTGTCTCCTACATCTATTACTTCTACTTTTCTCATCATTTGTAAAACAATAACTTCAAAATGTTTATCATTAATTTTTACTCCTTGCAAACGATACACCTCTTGTATTTCTTTTACTAAATATTCTTGCACAGCCCTGGGGCCTCTTATATTTAAAATATCATTAGGAGTAACTGCTCCATCGGATAAAGGCATTCCTGCTTTTACATAATCGTTTTCTTGCACAAGTATTTGATTCGATAATTTTACAAGATATTTTCTAAATTCTCCTGTTTTAGATTCCACAACAATTTCTCTATTTCCTCTTTTTATTTTTCCATGACTTACTATTCCATCCATTTCTGATACTACAGCTGGATTAGATGGATTACGTGCTTCAAATAACTCAGATAGACGAGGTAATCCACCTGTGATATCTCCTGATTTAGCAGTTCTTCTTGGAACCTTTACTAATATTTTTCCTATATTTATTTTTTCTTCATCATCTACCATTAAATGAGCACCTACCGGTAAATTATACACTTTTAATTCTTCATTTTTTTCATTAATAATTTTTAACGTTGGTATTAAATTTTTATTTCTAACCTCCGTTATTACTTTTTCCTGAAATCCAGTTTGTTCATCTATTTCCACTTGAAAAGTAACACCTTGTTCCAAATGTTGATAAGATATTATACCAGAAAATTCTGCAACAATAACTGCATTATATAGATCCCATTTGCAAATCATATCTCCCGCTTTTAATTGATCTCCATGTTTTACATATAAAGAAGCCCCATAAGGAATATTATTCACCATTAAAACAGATGATTTCTTAATATTTACAAGCTTCATTTCTGTAGATCTAGAAACAACTATTCCTATCATCCTAGGATCAGAATCTTGTTTTGTATCTAAAAATTTTAAGTCTTCAAATTCTACAATTCCATCATATTTTGCTTTTATTTGTGAAGATTCTGTAATATTTCCTGCTGTCCCTCCAACATGAAAAGTACGTAAAGTCAACTGAGTACCTGGTTCTCCAATTGATTGAGCAGCGATAACTCCTACAGCTTCTCCTTTTTGAACTATTTTTCCTGTAGATAAATTACGCCCGTAACATTTAGAACAAATTCCCATTTTTGCTTCACAAGTTAAAGGAGATCTAACTTCCACAAGTTCAATTTCAGATTTATCAATTCTTTCCGCTATTTCTTCATTAATCATATCACCTGCAGAAACTATCAATAAATTTTCTATATAAATATCATTTAAAGATATACGTCCTAAAATTCTATCAAATAAAGTTTCAACGATCTCTTCATTCTTTTTTAATGCAGAAATTTCTAATCCGCGTAAGGTTTTACAATCTTCTATTTTGATAATTACATCTTGAGCCGCATCTACTAAACGTCTTGTCAAATATCCAGCATCTGCAGTTTTTAATGCAGTATCTGCTAATCCTTTTCTAGCCCCATGAGTAGATATAAAATATTCTAAAATAGAAAGTCCTTCTCTAAAATTGGATAAAATAGGATTTTCAATAATTTCTCCTCCAGAAGATCCTGCTTTTTGAGGTTTAGCCATTAAACCACGCATCCCTGAAAGTTGACGTATTTGTTCTTTAGAACCTCTTGCTCCAGAATCTAGCATCATATATACGGGATTAAATCCTTGTCTATCTTCACGCATATATTTCATGACTTTTTCCGTTAGCATAGCGTTGGTATTTGTCCATATATCAATTACTTGATTATAACGTTCATTATTCGTGATCAATCCCATATTATAATTCATTTTTACATTATCTACTTGTTTGATTGCATGATCGACCATCTTTTTTTTATTATCAGGAATAATAATATCTCCTAATCCAAAGGACAAACCACCTTTAAATGCATTATAAAAACCTAATTCTTTAATATCATCTAAAAAGTTAGCAGTAGTAGGTACATCTGTAAGATGTAATATTTTCCCTATAATTTCTCTAAGAGATTTTTTTGTAAGAGATTCATTAATAAATCCTACTTTCTTAGGTACCACCTGATTAAATAACACTCTACCTACGGTAGTTTCTATTATTTTATTAATAAATTTTTCTTTTTCACGAAGATAAACTTTAACTTTTATCAAAGCATGTAAATCTATTATACTTTGATTATATGCTATTTCCACTTCTTCTGGGGAATAAAAAATAAGTCCTTCTCCTTTAACTTTTCTTTTAGAATCTGATACTAAAGGTTTAGTCATATAATATAATCCTAATACCATATCTTGAGAAGGAACTGTAATAGGAGATCCATTAGCAGGATTTAATATATTTTGAGAAGCTAACATTAAAAGTTGAGCTTCTAATATTGCTCCATGTGATAATGGTAAATGAACTGCCATTTGATCTCCATCAAAATCTGCATTAAAAGCTGCACAAACCAGAGGATGTAATTGAATTGCTTTTCCCTCTATTAATTTAGGTTGAAAAGCTTGAATCCCCAACCTGTGCAAAGTAGGTGCTCTATTTAATAATATAGGATGTCCTTTTAAAACATTTTCTAAAATATCCCATATCATGGGATCTCTTTTATCAATAATTTTTTTTGAAGATTTTACTGTTTTTACTATCCCTCTTTCAATTAATTTTCGTATAATAAAAGGTTTATAAAGTTCTGCAGCCATATCTTTAGGTAATCCGCATTCATGCAATTTTAAATGCGGTCCTACTACAATAACAGATCTTGCTGAATAATCTACTCTTTTTCCGAGAAGATTTTGTCTAAAACGACCTTGCTTTCCTTTTAATGCATCAGATAAAGATTTTAAAGGACGATTCGCTTCTGATTTTACAGCAGAAACTTTTCTTGAATTATCAAAAAGAGAATCTACTGCTTCTTGCAGCATTCTTTTTTCATTTCGTAAAATTACTTCTGGAGCTTTAATTTCTATAAGTCTTTTTAAACGATTATTTCTTATAAGTACACGACGGTATAAATCAGTCATATCAGAAGCAGCATAACGTCCTCCATCCAAAGGAACTAAAGGACGTAATTCAGGAGGGATTACAGCCAATACATGAATAATCATCCAAGAAGGACTCCCTCCATTTTTTTTTCCTTCTCTAAAAGATTCAACAACCTGTAAACGTTTCAAAGCTTCAATCCGTCTTTGTTTAGAGGTTTCATTATGAGCTTGATTTCTTAGTTCTATAGATAAAAAATCCAAATCTACTCTATTTAAAAGATCCTCTATACATTCTGCCCCCATTTTAGCAATAAACTTATTTAGATCGGAATCTTCTAATAACTGATTTCCTTTCGGAAGTTTGTTTAAAACTTGTAAATATTCTTCTTCAGTAAGAAAATCTCCTTTTTGAAAAGAAGATCCATCTGAACGTAAACCTAAACCTCCTTGAATTACAACATATCGTTCATAATAAATAATCATTTCAAGTTTCTTAGAAGGTAAACCTAATAAATATCCAATTTTGTTGGGAGAAGATCGAAAACACCATATATGAACAACAGGAACTACAAGACTTATATGCCCCATACGTTCTCTTCTGACTTTTTTTTCAGTTACTTCAACACCACATCTATCACAAATAATTCCTTTATAACGAATTCTTTTATATTTGCCACAGGCACATTCATAATCTTTCACGGGACCAAAAATTCTTTCACAAAAAAGCCCATCTCTTTCTGGTTTATGTGTTCGATAATTGATTGTTTCTGGTTTTAATACTTCTCCATGTGATTCCTTCAGTATAACTTCCGGAGAAGCTAGTCGAATAGTTATTCGATTAAATTTATTGTTTTTTTTTCTATTCATTTTTTTTATCATATAAAAAAAAATATGGAATAACAAAAATTTATTCTTCTAAACGGATATCTAATCCTAATCCTTTTAATTCATAACAAAGAACATTAAAAGATTCTGGATTATTAGGTTCAGGCATTGGTTCTCCTTTTACTATAGATTCATAAGTTTTTGCTCTTCCAGCAACATCATCTGATTTAACAGTCAAAATTTCACGTAAAATATTGGAAGCCCCAAAAGCTTCCAAAGCCCAAACTTCCATTTCTCCGAAACGTTGTCCCCCAAATTGAGCTTTCCCTCCTAAAGGTTGTTGGGTAATTAAAGAATAAGGGCCTATTGAACGTGCATGCATTTTATCATCTACCATATGACCCAATTTTAACATATATATTACTCCTACAGTGGCAGGTTGATCGAATCTTTCTCCTGTTCCTCCATCAAATAAATAACTGGTACCAAAACGAGGTATGTTAGCATTATCTGTGTATTTGCAAATTTCTTCTATGGTTGCTCCATCAAATATAGGTGTTGAAAATTTCATATTCAACTTCTGTCCGGCCCATCCCAATACTGTTTCATATATTTGTCCTATATTCATTCTAGAAGGAACTCCTAAAGGATTTAGAACAATATCCACAGGGCTTCCATCTTCTAAAAAAGGCATATCTTCTTCTCTTAATATTCTAGCTACTACCCCTTTATTTCCATGTCTTCCTGCCATTTTATCTCCTACTTTTAATTTTCTTTTTTTAGCAATATATACTTTTGCCATTTTAATTATCCCTGAAGGTAATTCATCACCAACAGTAATAGAAAATTTTTTATGTTTAAAAATGCTATTTAAATCATTTACCCTTATTTTGTAATTATGTAAAATTTCTGATACCAAATTATTAATTTCAATATTATCAGTCCAATCGCTAAAGTTAATTTCTATATAATTCTGTATATTATTAAGTGTTTTTGTAGTGAATTTGATCCCTTTTTTTATAATTTCCTGTTTTTTTTCATTTAGAATAGAATTATGGCATAATTTTCCATCCAAAATAGATTGTAATTTTTTAATTAAAAAATTTTTAAGATCTAAGAATTTTTTTTCATATTTTTTTTCTAAACGCGCTATTTTTATTTTATCTTGAGCTCTGGATGTTTTATCTTTTATACTTCTAGTAAAAAGTTTTGTATCTATAACAACTCCGAATAATGATGGTTCAGCTCTTAAAGAAGCATCTTTTACATTTCCGGCTTTATCTCCAAAAATTGCTCTTAATAATTTTTCTTCTGGGGTAGGGTCTGATTCTCCTTTAGGAGTTATTTTTCCAATCAGAATATCCCCAGGTTTTACTTCTGCTCCAATTCTTATGATTCCATTTTCATCTAAATCTTTAGTAGCTTCTTCACTAACATTAGGAATATCATTAGTTAATTCTTCCATACCTAATTTCGTATCACGAACTTCTAAAGAATATTCATCTATATGTATGGAAGTAAACCAATCTTCACTTACTACTTTTTCGGAAATTAAAACAGCATCTTCAAAATTGTAACCGTTACACGGAATAAAAGCAGCTTTTAAATTTCTTCCTAAAGCTAATTCTCCATTTTCTGTAGCATACCCCTCACATAAAATTTGACCCTGAATTACTCTCATTCTTTTTTTTACAATAGGTTTTAAATTTATACATGTATTTTGATTTGTTTTTCTAAATTTAATTAAATTATAAACCTTAGTTTCAGAATCAAAACTAACTAAATCTTCTCTATTTGTTCTATCATAACGAATAATTATTTTTTTTGCATCAACATATTCTACAAATCCATTTTTTTCCGCATTAATCAATATACGAGAATCCCTTGCTATTTGTTCTTCTAATCCTGTTCCTACAAGAGGGGATTCAGGTTTTAATAATGGTACAGCTTGACGCATCATATTAGAGCCCATCAAAGCTCTATTGGCATCATCATGTTCTAAAAAAGGAATTAAAGAAGCAGATATAGAAGCTATTTGATTAGGGGCTACATCTATATAATCTACTTGATTTGGTTTTACTATAGGAAAATCTCCATCTTCACGTGCTATAATTCTATCAGATAAAAAATTTCCATGTTTATCAATTGCATTAGCTTGTGCTATAATTTTTCCTTCTTCTTCTTCCGCACTTAAATATTTTACTTCATATTTCAAATCTACTTTTTTATCAGAAACAGTCCGATATGGAGTTTCAACAAATCCCATATTATTTATTTTTGCAAATACAGAAAGAGAAGATATTAATCCTATATTAGGTCCTTCTGGAGTTTCTATAGGACACAATCTCCCATAATGAGAATAGTTTACATCTCTTACCTCAAACCCTGCTCTTTCTCTAGATAATCCTCCCGGACCTAAAGCGGAAAGTCTTCTTTTATGAGTGATCTCTGATAAAGGATTTGTTTGATCCATAAATTGAGACAATTGATTTGTTCCAAAAAAAGTGTTTATTACAGATGATAGTGTTTTAGCATTAATAAGATCTACAGGCATAAAAACTTCATTATCACGAACATTCATTCTTTCTCTTATAGTTCTGGACATTCTAGCTAAACCAATACTGAATTGAGTATAAAGTTGTTCTCCTACGGTTCTTACTCGTCTATTCGATAAATGATCAATGTCATCTACTTCTCTTTTAGAATTAAATAAAGCATTTAAATGTTCTACTATTGCAATAATATCTTCTTTAGTTAAAACCAAATAATCAGGATCTATATTTAGACCAAGACGTTTATTCAAACGGTATCTTCCTACAGGACCTAAACTATATCTAGTATCAGAAAAAAAAAGTTTATCTATTACTCCTCTAGCCGTCTCCTCATCTGGAGGTTCAGTATTTCTGAGTTGTCTATAAATATATTCTACTGCTTCTTTTTCAGAATTAGTTGGATCCTTTTGTAGAGTATTATAAATAATAGAATAATCTTTTTTTCTTTCCCCTTCTTTATGTAATAAAATTGTTTTAATTTCATGATGAATCATAAGATCAATATGTTCTTCTTTCAAAAAAACATTTCTATCTATAAGAATCTCATTTTTTTCTACAGATAAAACTTCTCCTGTATCTTCGTCAACAAAATCCTCATGCCAAATTTTCAAGACCCTAGCTGCTAGAGTTCTATTTAAAATATTTTTTTCGTTATTTTTTATTTTTATTTCCTCAGATAAATCAAATATTTCCAATATATCTTTATCTCTTTCATATCCAATTGCACGTAATAAAGTTGTCATAGGTAATTTTTTTTTCCTATCAATATAGGCATACATGACATTATTAATATCTGTAGCAAATTCTATCCATGACCCTTTAAATGGAATAATTCTAGCAGAATATAGTTTTGTACCATTAGCATGATTGGATTGTCCAAAAAAAACACCTGGAGAACGATGTAATTGAGATACAATTACTCTTTCCGATCCATTAAAAATAAAAGAACCGGATGGGGTCATATAAGGACATGTACCTAAATAAACATCTTGATATACAGTTTCAAAATCTTCATGTTCAGGATCAGTACAATATAATTTTAATTTAGCTTTTAAAGGAACACTATAAGTTAAACCTCTTTCTATACACTCTTCTATTGAATATCTAGGAGAATCTATAGAATAACCTTTAAATTCTAAAACAAAAGAATTTCTAGCATCAGAAATAGGAAAATTTTCTGTAAAAGCTTTGAATAATCCTTCGTTTTTTCTATCTTCCGGTTTTGCATCTAATTGAAAAAATTCTTTAAATGATTTGATTTGGATATCTAAAAAATCCGGATATCCCACTTGTTTTGCTACTGAGGCAAAAGTGATTCTTTTTTTTTCTGTACTCACCAATTTTAATTTAAAAAATGTAAATTTTCCTACTTTAATTCCACTTCAGCACCTATTTCTTCAAATTTATTTTTAAAATCTTCCGCTTCTTTTTTATTGACAGATTCTTTAAGAACACTGGGGAGATTATCTACTAAATCTTTAGATTCCTTAAGACCTTTACCAGTAATTTCTTTAACTAATTTTACTACAGATAATTTAGAATTTCCAGATGATTTTAAAATTATGTTAAAAATACTTTTTTCTTCTTTTTCATAGGTTTTTTCTTTTTGAGATGAAGAGGCTTCCACTTTCACTGAAGTAGATGGTTCTATTCCATATTTTCTTTTTAAAAGAGTAGCTAATTCATTAACTTGTTTTACGGTTAAATTAACTAATTGTTCTGCTAGCTTTTCTATCATTTTATTTTATTATTTATTAAATTACCCTAAGATAACAGTAGGTATATATTTTCATTTTTTATTTTTAGAAGATAAGGCTTCTAAAAGATTACATATTTTATATTTTGTTGAATTTAGAAAAGATGAAATAACATCCTTTATTGAGAATTGAAGTATATTGAATATTTCAATAATAATATCTTCCTTTGATTTCAAATGGAGTAATACATTTAAATCTTTATTTCCACCAAAATAAAAAGATTGTTGAGCGTAAGCTCCCTTTAAATAAGGTTTATCAGTTATCTCTTGAATATGGAAATTTTTTATAATTTTTGAAGCAATATTTGCAACATTCAAATTTGAAAATAATAAAGTTGTATTTCCATTTAAAATAGAAAAAAAAGAGTCAAATTTCTGATTTTTTATTTTTTTTATAGCTTTTTTCAACAAAGTATTTTTCACCATTCTCATTTTAATACTATGTTTATGAAAACTTTTTCTAAGAATAGATATTTGATTAGAATTTAAATTGGATGTATTAATCAAATATATTGTTTCATTATTAGATAATATATAAACTAATTTTAATAGTTCTTTTTTTTTATTTTCTTTATTCATTTTTTCACGTATTCACGAAATTTTTTAAATCTAATGGAATACCATAACTCATAGTACTAGATAAGTAAATACTTTTTATATAAGAGCCCTTAGATGTAGAAGGTTTATTTCGAATAATTATTTTTATAAATTCTCCAATATTCTCTAATAAATGTTGATGTGAAAATGAAACTCTTCCTACCGAAGCATGAACAATTCCATAACGATCTGATTTAAAAGTTATTTTTCCAGATTTAATTTCTTTTACAGATTTTTCTGGATTTACAGAAACAGTTTCCATTTTAGGATTTGGCATTAATCCTTTAGGTCCCAATATTTTTCCTATAGTACTCAATTTATTCATAACAGAGGGAGTGGCTACAATAACATCTATATCTGTCCATCCAGACTTAATTTTTTCAATATAATTTAATCCAACATAATCAGCCCCTACTTTTTTAACTTCTAATTCTTTATCTTTAGGTACTAAAGCTAAAATACAAATATTTTTACCTGTACCATGAGGTAGCGATACTGTCCCTCTTACCATTTGATTAGGTAAACGGACATCTATACCAAGACGGATAGAAATATCAATAGACGCATCAAATTTTACAAAATTAATTTCTTTTACAAGAAGTATTGCTTCTTTCAAAGAATACTTTTTACTAGAAATTTTATCTAGAATTTTCTTTTTATTTTTAGTTAACTTTTTTGACATAAATACAATGAAATTTTTTTAACAATCAATTTCTATCCCCATAGATCTAGCAGTTCCAGAAACCATAGATATAGCGGATTTAATTGAAAAACAATTCAAATCTTCCATTTTATTCTTTGCAATTATTCGAATTTCATTTAAACTTATTTTTCCTATTTTATAACGATTAGATTCTTTAGATCCTTTTTCTTTTTTTAGAACATTCAATAATTGAATAGATACTGGAGGTTTTTTGATAAAAAAAGAAAATGATTTATCTTCATACACGGTTATTACAACAGGACATATTGTCCCTATTTTATTTTGAGTCAAAGAATTATACTGTTTACAAAATTCCATAATATTTACTCCAGAACTACCCAAAATAGGCCCAATAGGGGGGGCAGGACTTGCTTTTCCGCCATTAATTTTCTGTATTTTAATTTTTTTTATCGTTTTTTTTCTTATTGTACCCATGATTTTATTAAATTTTTTCTATCTGTGTAAAGTTCAATTCTAATGGAGTTTTTCTTCCAAAAATTAAAACGGCTAATTCTAATTTTCTTTTTTCTTCATTTATTTTTTCAATTGTTCCATTAAATCCAGTAAAAGGACCATCTGTAACTTTAATTGTTTCTCCTACTATAAAAGGAACACTGATATTTTCATAACTTTCTGAAAGTTGATCTATTTTTCCTAACATCTTATTTACTTCTTCTTTCCTCATAGGAATAGGAATAGCGGATGCCCCTTTTCCTTCACTTAAAAAATTTATAACTCCAGGAACATTTTTTATCGCATGTGCTGCTTCTCCTTCTAAATTTATTTCTATCATGACATATCCAGGATAATGAACTTTTTCTCGATGAATTTTTTTCCCTTTTCTCATTTGTATCACTTTTTCAATAGGAACTAATACTTTTCCTATATATTCTTGAAATCCGTTATTTCTAACTTCATTTTCAATATATAATTTAACCTTGTTTTCTTGTCCACTCATGGTTTTTATTACATACCACTTTTTTTCCAAATCACTCATTAATATATAATTTTATAAAGAAAATAATTTTTTAATCAACAAAATAAAAAAACCATCCACTCCATATAAAAATATGGATAGAATTATGGAAAAAAAAGAAACAATCATTGTTTTTGCTTGTAAATCCTCCCATTTAGGCCATGTAATACAATGAAAAAATTCGTTATAAATATCTAAAAAAAAATTATTTTTCCTCATGTATTGTACGAATAATCAATGCACGGATGGTAAGGATCGAACTTACGACCTTCGGTTTTGGAGACCGATGCTCTACCAACTGAGCTACATCCGTTTTCAAATTATATTGTTGCTAAATTAATCCATTATATGAATAACTTGTCCCGCTCCTACTGTTTTTCCTCCTTCACGAATAGCAAAACGTAAATTCTCATTTAATGCTATAGGTTGATGTAATTCAACTTCCATAGAAACATTATCTCCAGGCATAACCATTTCTATTCCATCTGGTAAATGAATTTCTCCTGTAACATCTGTTGTTCTTAAATAAAACTGAGGACGATATTTATTATGAAAAGGAGTATGTCTACCTCCTTCTTCTTTTGTAAGAATATATACTTCTGCTTTAAATTTTTTATGAGGCTTAACAGATCCTGGTTTACCAACTACCATTCCTCTTTTGATATCTTTTTTTTCTATTCCTCGTAACAATAAACCGACATTATCTCCTGCTTGACCTTTATCTAATATTTTTCTAAACATTTCAACTCCTGTTACTGTAGATGATAATTTATTTTCTCCCATTCCAATTATATCCACTAAATCTCCTGTATTAATAATTCCACTTTCAATACGACCTGTTGCTACTGTTCCTCTTCCTGTTATAGTAAAAACATCCTCTACAGGCATCAAAAAGGGTTTATCCATTTCACGAATTGGGTCAGGAATATAATCGTCTAATACTTTCATTAAATCTTTTATTTTTTCTATCCATTTTTTTTCTCCATTTAAAGCTCCTAAAGCTGATCCTTGTATAATAGGGATATTTTCTCCATCATATTCATATTTAGAAAGTAATTCTCTAATTTCCATTTCTACTAATTCTAATAATTCTGGATCATCTACTTGATCTACTTTGTTCATAAATACCACAATTTTTGGAACTCCTACTTGACGAGATAATAATATATGTTCTCTAGTTTGAGGCATAGGACCATCCGTAGCAGCCACTACTAGAATCGCTCCATCCATTTGAGCAGCTCCTGTAATCATATTTTTTACATAATCTGCATGTCCAGGACAATCAACATGTGCATAATGCCTTTTTTCTGTTTCATATTCTACATGAGATGTATTAATAGTAATTCCTCTTTCTTTTTCTTCAGGAGCATTATCAATTGCATCAAAACTTTTTTCTTCTGCTAATCCAATTTCTGATAAAACTTTTGTAATTGCAGCAGTTAGAGTTGTTTTTCCATGATCTACATGACCTGTAGTTCCTATATTTACATGTGGTTTGTTTCTTATAAATTTTTCTTTTGCCATGATTATTAAAATATTGAGTTTAAAAAAAAGCCAACGGCGGGAATTGAACCCGTGCCCTCTTCCTTACCAAGGAAGTGCTCTACCACTGAGCTACATTGGCTATGAATATTATTCTCATAGAGCGGAAGACGGGATTCGAACCCGCGACATTCAACTTGGAAGGCTGATGCTCTACCAACTGAGCTACTTCCGCTATATGAGGAGAGCAGGATTCGAACCTGCGAAGGCAAAGCCAACAGATTTACAGTCTGTCCTCGTTAACCAGACTTGAGTATCTCCCCAAAAGCCGGTGGAGGGATTCGAACCCACGACTCCGAGATTACAAATCACGTGCTCTGACCAACTGAGCTACACCGGCTATTTAAATTGTATTCGTAATAATGAAAATCAGGACAATACAAATCTATAGAGATTTTTATAATTCTCAAAAAAATAATAAACTTTATAGAATTTTTACATTTTTAATTTTACGTTTAAATATGAATAATGAAAAGGCTCCAACAGATATCATAATATCTGATAAATTAAAAATAGGTTTAAAAAATTTTAAATGATAACCTCCAAAAAATGGAATCGAGGGAGGAAAATAAGTATCTATTATAGGAAAATAAAACATATCTACTACACATCCTTCCATAAAAGGAGCATATCCCCTTACTTTTCCTTTTTTTTTATCGAAAAAATCATAATTTATTTTAGATATTCCAAAATAAGGCATCCATTTTTCATATTTTTGATTATAAATTGTTCCTGAATCAAATAACAATCCATATAAAGCGCTATCAAAAAAAT
This genomic window contains:
- the rplJ gene encoding 50S ribosomal protein L10, with product MNKENKKKELLKLVYILSNNETIYLINTSNLNSNQISILRKSFHKHSIKMRMVKNTLLKKAIKKIKNQKFDSFFSILNGNTTLLFSNLNVANIASKIIKNFHIQEITDKPYLKGAYAQQSFYFGGNKDLNVLLHLKSKEDIIIEIFNILQFSIKDVISSFLNSTKYKICNLLEALSSKNKK
- the rplA gene encoding 50S ribosomal protein L1, with the protein product MSKKLTKNKKKILDKISSKKYSLKEAILLVKEINFVKFDASIDISIRLGIDVRLPNQMVRGTVSLPHGTGKNICILALVPKDKELEVKKVGADYVGLNYIEKIKSGWTDIDVIVATPSVMNKLSTIGKILGPKGLMPNPKMETVSVNPEKSVKEIKSGKITFKSDRYGIVHASVGRVSFSHQHLLENIGEFIKIIIRNKPSTSKGSYIKSIYLSSTMSYGIPLDLKNFVNT
- the rplK gene encoding 50S ribosomal protein L11; this translates as MGTIRKKTIKKIKIQKINGGKASPAPPIGPILGSSGVNIMEFCKQYNSLTQNKIGTICPVVITVYEDKSFSFFIKKPPVSIQLLNVLKKEKGSKESNRYKIGKISLNEIRIIAKNKMEDLNCFSIKSAISMVSGTARSMGIEIDC
- the nusG gene encoding transcription termination/antitermination protein NusG, with the translated sequence MSDLEKKWYVIKTMSGQENKVKLYIENEVRNNGFQEYIGKVLVPIEKVIQMRKGKKIHREKVHYPGYVMIEINLEGEAAHAIKNVPGVINFLSEGKGASAIPIPMRKEEVNKMLGKIDQLSESYENISVPFIVGETIKVTDGPFTGFNGTIEKINEEKRKLELAVLIFGRKTPLELNFTQIEKI
- the secE gene encoding preprotein translocase subunit SecE → MRKNNFFLDIYNEFFHCITWPKWEDLQAKTMIVSFFSIILSIFLYGVDGFFILLIKKLFSL
- the tuf gene encoding elongation factor Tu; its protein translation is MAKEKFIRNKPHVNIGTTGHVDHGKTTLTAAITKVLSEIGLAEEKSFDAIDNAPEEKERGITINTSHVEYETEKRHYAHVDCPGHADYVKNMITGAAQMDGAILVVAATDGPMPQTREHILLSRQVGVPKIVVFMNKVDQVDDPELLELVEMEIRELLSKYEYDGENIPIIQGSALGALNGEKKWIEKIKDLMKVLDDYIPDPIREMDKPFLMPVEDVFTITGRGTVATGRIESGIINTGDLVDIIGMGENKLSSTVTGVEMFRKILDKGQAGDNVGLLLRGIEKKDIKRGMVVGKPGSVKPHKKFKAEVYILTKEEGGRHTPFHNKYRPQFYLRTTDVTGEIHLPDGIEMVMPGDNVSMEVELHQPIALNENLRFAIREGGKTVGAGQVIHIMD
- a CDS encoding lipoprotein signal peptidase translates to MKKFILIIFSILSIDQILKIYIKTHFELGSGIYILPFFRILFVENPGMAYGISFGIGHHGKILLSILRFFLVFLIFTFLYINIKRGSSKYLTVSISLILSGAMGNFFDSALYGLLFDSGTIYNQKYEKWMPYFGISKINYDFFDKKKGKVRGYAPFMEGCVVDMFYFPIIDTYFPPSIPFFGGYHLKFFKPIFNLSDIMISVGAFSLFIFKRKIKNVKIL